The genome window GAGGAGATCCTTGTCGCCGCCCACTTCGGGGAGGTGCTCGAAGGTCTCGACGAAGATGGTCTCGGCCTTGTTGGGCGAGAAGACCTTGAAGGCTTCCTCGGCCGTGAAGGAGAGGATCGGCGCGATGAGGCGCAGAAGCATCTTCGTGATGAGGTAGAGCGCGGTCTGGGCCGAACGGCGCGCGAGGCTCTTCGGGGCCGTCGTGTAGAGACGGTCCTTGAGAACGTCGAGGTAGAAGGAGCCGAGGTCGGTCGAGGCGAAGGTCTGCAGGAGCGTCACCACGTTGTGGAAGCGGTAGTCCTTGTACTCGGCGAGCACGCGCTTCTGGAAGTCTTCCGCATAGGCAACGGCCCAGCGGTCGAGTTCGAGCATGTCGTCAAGCGCCACGGCTTCCTTCGAGTAGTCGAAGTCCGAGGTGTTGGCGAGGAGGAAGCGCAGCGTATTGCGGATGCGGCGGTAGGATTCCACGACGCGGTTCAGAATCGTGGGACCGAGGCGCAGCTCGCCCGAGTAGTCGGTGGAGGCCACCCAGAGACGAAGGATTTCAGCGCCGAACTTGTCGCTGATTTCCTGCGGACGGACGATGTTGCCCTTCGACTTCGACATCTTCTCGCCCTTTTCGTCGACGCAGAAGCCGTGGGTGAGAAGCTGGTTGTAGGGCGGACGGCCGTCGAGCATCGTGCCCGTGAGGAGCGACGAATGGAACCAGCCGCGGTGCTGGTCCGAACCTTCAAGATAGAGGTCGGCAGGCCACGAGAGGATGTCCTTGTGGGAGCCGCGGAGCACCGTGTAATGGGTCGTGCCCGAATCGAACCAGACGTCGAGAATGTCGGTCGACTTCACGTAGTCCTTGGCTTCGTCGCCGAGGAGGTCCTCGGGCTTCACCTTGGCCCAGGCTTCGATGCCGCCTTCAGCGACGAGCTTCTCGACCTTCTTCATGATTTCGAGCGTGTCGGGGTGGAGTTCGCCCGTCGACTTCGAAAGGAAGAAGGGAAGCGGCACGCCCCAGTTGCGCTGGCGCGAGATGCACCAGTCGGGACGGTTTTCGATCATCGCGTAGAGGCGGTTGATGCCCCATTCGGGGAAGAACTTCGTCGCCTTCACGCCTTCGAGCGCCGCCTCGCGGAGCGTCTTTTCGGACGAGGGGAGGCCGAGCACGCTCTTCGTATCCTCGTCGGGCGCATCCATGCGGACGAACCACTGGGCGGTCGCGCGGTAGATGAGCGGCGTCTTGTGGCGCCAGCAGTGCATGTAGCTGTGGGTCATCTTCCCGGAGGAGAGAAGCGCGCCCGCAACGCGCAGCGTGTCGAGGATCTTGGGGTTGGCCTGCCAGATGTTCATGCCGGCAAAGAAGGGCAGCCACTCGGCATAGGTGCCGTCGCCCATCACCGGGTTGAGAATCTGGTCGTTCGTCATGCCGTGCTTCTTGCAGGACACGAAGTCGTCCACGCCGTAGGCGGGAGCCGAGTGCACGATGCCCGTACCGGACGTGGCTTCAACGTAGTCGGCGAGGTAGACGGGCGAATAGCGGCGATAGCCCTCGTGCATGTCGTAGAGCGGGTGCTTGAAGCGCACGCCTTCGAACTCTGCGCCCATGGCGGTGGCGGCAACCTTGCCGGTCATGCCGTAGCGCTTGAGGCAGTCTTCCGTCAGGTCCTTGCCGAGGATGAGATAGCGGTCGCCGCAGTCGACGAGAGCGTACTCGAGCTCGGGGTGCATGTTGAGCGCCTGGTTGGCGGGAATCGTCCACGGAGTCGTCGTCCAGATGACGATCGAGCAGGGCTTTTCGATCTTCACGCCGAAGATCTTCTCGACGCGTTCGTGGTCTTCGTCCGTGAGGGCGAAGGCGACGTCGAGCATCGGGGATTCCTTGTCCTTATATTCGACTTCAGCCTCAGCAAGCGCGCTCTGGCAGTCAAAGCACCAGTTGACGGGCTTGAGGCCTCTGTAGACGTAGCCCTTTTCCATGATGAGGCGCAGCGCCCGGATTTCAGCGGCTTCCGTGTCGTAGCGCATGGTGCGGTAGGGGTTGTCCCAGAGACCGAGAACTCCGAGGCGCTTGAAGTCGGCGAGCTGGAGCTTCGACTGCTCCATCGCATAGGCGCGGGCGAGCGACTGCATCTTGTCGACGGGGAGGTTCTTCCCGTGCTGCTTTTCAATCTGCACTTCGATCGGCATGCCGTGGCAGTCCCAGCCCGGGACATAGGGCGCGCAGAAGCCTTCGAGGGTCTTCTCCTTGACGATCATGTCCTTCAGGATCTTGTTGACCGCGTGACCGAGGTGAATTGCGCCGTTGGCATAGGGAGGACCGTCGTGAAGAATGAACTTCTTCGCGTCGCGCCGCGCGTCGAGAATGCGCTCGACAATCTTCTTTTCATCCCATTCGCGAATCCAGCCCGGTTCGCGCTTGGGGAGGTTCCCTCGCATCGGGAAGGGTGTATCCGGCAGGTTGAGCGGATACTTCTTATCGTCAGCTTGTGCCATTTTGGTCAAAACTCCTGGCCCCCTCGGGCTCTTCAGGTCGAACGCCCCGGGCGGCCCGGATGCGGGACGCCGTTCTGTGCGTTCAGTTGGTTTCAAGGAAAAATCCCCGTGCTTTTGGTTCCGTCTGAGGCTTCCATGTCGGGGGAGATCCGGTCAGGGACTCTTCTCATTTCATGAGTCCGGGGTCTCACTCTTGGGAATTCACTCCGGCGTTCCCGGGGCAAGCCCGAGAATCTGACGCGCGCGGGCGGCGTCGTTTTTGATGGCGGCTGTGAGTTCAGGAAGGCCGCTGAATTTCTGTTCCGAACGTATTCGCTCGATGAAGCGGACGCAGATATGTCTGCCGTAGGCGTCGCCGTGCCAGTCAAAGAGATGGGTCTCAAGGAGCCAGCGACGAGAGCTCGTAACCGTCGGACGAAGCCCGAGCGAAGCGACGCCCGGAATGCTCGCGCCGGGAAGAATCCCGTCGACCCGTACGGCAAAGACGCCCGAGAGCGCAGGACGCGCACGGCTTCCGGGCGGAATCGGAGCAATGTTGAGCGTGGGGTAGCCGAGCGTGCGCCCGAGCGCCTGACCGTGAATCACGCGGCCAGACATCGTGTAGGGGCGCCCGAGCATGAGGGACGTTTCGTAAAAGTCCCCGGCTGCCAGCGCTTCCCGCACGCGGGTTGAGCTCACCTTTCTTTCGCCGTGAAAGAGAAGCGGGGAAATCCACGTCTCGAAATGATGTTCCCTGCCGAAATTCACAAGATCATGGGCATCGGCCGCGCGTCCGCTTCCGAAGCGGAAGTCTTCGCCCACGGTGATCCAGCGGCAGTCGAGCCCTTTGACGAGCACCTCCTTCACGAAGTGCTCGGCCCCTTCGCGGGCGATGCGCTCATTGAAGGGGAGCATGTAGATCCGCTCCACGCCGCAGTCGAGAATGCGCTTTACCTTGTCGAAAAGCGTCGAAATGCGCGGAACCGGATCGAGATGCGGGAAATACTCGCGCGGATGAGGTTCGAACGTAAGCACCGAAGGCACGAGACCGCGATCCTTTGCGGCATCGACCATGCCGTGAAGAAGCGCCTGGTGGCCCGTGTGCACGCCGTCGAAATTGCCGATGGCGATGGCGCTCGGAACGCGCAGGCGGGGATCAGGGAGACCGCGGAAAACGTGCATGTGAATGACGGAATAAAAAGGAATTTCTGGAGCGAAAAATTATACTGTTGAGCGGCTGGCACTTCGCCTTCCGGCAGAGTTTTGCCCCCGCGCTCCGCTCTGATTCTGAATCGAGGCCAGAGTGACTAGGGGATTTCACTCAAGACGCCGAGAATTAATTCAAGGTTCCTGGCAATCCGCAAGCGCCCGCGCGCTTAGAATGTCCGCCCACTCAATTACCCACCATTTCTCTTCTCGCCCGTGCGGGGAACCCTTCCATGAAGAACATCGTCATTCTGCTTTCCGGCCGCGGAAGCAACTTTGAAGCCATCCTGCGCACGGCGCGCGCTGAAAACTGGGAGGCTGAGGGCCTCAGAATCGCCGCGGTCTTCTCGAACCGTCCGGACGCCAAGGGACTTGCGACTGCCCGCGCCGAGGGGCTCGATGCCTTTGCGGTCGACCACAAGGCCTTCGCCACGCGCGAAGCTTTCGATGAGGAGCTCGCGCGCCGGATCGAGCCCTATGAACCCGCCGTCATCGTGCTCGCGGGCTTCATGCGCATTCTGACCCCGGGCTTCGTTTCCCGCTGGGAAGGAAAAATCCTCAATATTCACCCGGCGCTCCTGCCGCTTTTCCCCGGGCTTGATACCCACCGCCGCTGCATTGAAGCGGGCTGCCGCGTTCATGGTTCGACCGTGCACTTCGTTTCCGCCGTTCTCGACGGGGGCGCCATCATCGGCCAGTCCGTGGTGCCGGTGATGACGACCGACACGCCCGATACGCTTGCCGCGCGCCTTCTCCCCTATGAGCACAAGGTCTATCCGAAGTGCGTGAAGGCCGTGGCCGAAGGCCGCGTGAAGCTCGTTGACGGCCGCGCCGTGATGGACGACGCCACCGCGCGCGAGCTTGCCGTCTTTTATGCGGAATAACGCTTTCCGCTCCTATCCCTATTTTTTTGAGAACGTTCAGGAAAGCGCTTTGAATAAGCTTCTCTGAAGCCGTTCGTTTGACCGAGACAGAACATGCCTGAAAATCATCCCCGGCGCCGTGCCTTTGAAATGCAGAAGCCCCGCCGTACGGAGCGCGCCGAACCGGGCCGCCGCCGCACGGAACGCCAGATTGCCGCCGATAAGCGCCGCCGCGAGGAACGCGCCCGCGAAGGGGTCGTGAAAAAAGCCGGACCGAAGACGCCGGAACACCGCATGGCGCCCCGCGCGCCCGGCCGCGTCCGCGTGACGACCCTGATCGTTGACGAGCTCGCCCGCGCGCTCAAGGTGATCCTTAAGTTTGACGGCCCTGCCGACGTGCTCATGAAGCTCTTCTTCAAGAGCAATCCTCAGCTCGGCATGCGCGACCGCGGCATCATCGCCGAAGGCATCTACGATGCGCTTCGCCGCTACGGCACGCTGCGGGCCGCCATGCGCCCGGTCCATCCGGATCGTGCTCCGAAGCTCGCGGCCCTTGCCGTTCTCGCGCGCCAGCACGGCATCGAAGCGATTTCGCCCGCCGCCATCGGATCCGAGGAAGGCCCCCTGAAGAATGTCCTCGCTTTTGATGCCTCCAAGGCGCCCGCGCACGTGCGCGCCGAGCTTCCGCAGTGGATGTTTGATCTGATTGAGGCGCAGTATCCGGATTCGCAGGACCTCTACCGCGCGATGACGGAAGGCGCTCCCCTTGACCTTCGCGTGAATCTCCTCAAGGCGACGCGCGAGGAAGTGCTCGCCGAACTCGAAAAGAACGGAGTTGAAGCGCTTCCGACGCCGCTTTCGCCCGACGGCGTTCGTCTTCCGACGAAGCCCGGCCTCACCCGCTGGCCGATTTACAAGGACGGCCTCGTTGACGTGCAGGACGAGGGCTCGCAGCTCATCGCGCGCCTTCTCACGCCCCGCCGCCGCGAGATGGTCTGCGACTTCTGCGCAGGCGCGGGCGGAAAGACCCTTGCGTTGGGCGCTCTCATGCGCTCGACGGGGAGCCTCTACGCCTTTGACGTGAATGAAAAGCGCCTCGCGGGTCTCGCTCCCCGCATGCGCCGCGCCGGTCTCACGAACGTTCATCCGATCGCGATCAGGAGCGAACAGGACCAGCGCGTGAGGAGGCTGAACGGCAAGTTCGACCGCGTTCTCGTCGATGCGCCCTGCACGGGCACCGGTACGCTGAGGCGCAACCCCGACCTCAAGTGGCGTTTGTCGCCCGAGGAGCTCGAGCGCATCAACGCCATTCAGAAGAGCGTGCTCGCAAGCGCTGCGAAGCTCGTGAAGAAGGGCGGGCGCCTCGTCTATGCGACCTGCTCGCTTCTGAAGCGCGAAAACCAGGACGTGGTGGAAGCCTTCCTCGCCGTCAATCCCGGCTGGCGTCTCGTTCCCGTGAAGGAAGTCTTCGAGCAGCAGGGGATTCACTTCGGTTCCGGCCAGCTCGAGCGTTTTGAAGGCTACATGCAGCTTCTGCCGCACGTGAACAACACGGACGGTTTCTTCGCTGCCGTGCTTGAGCGTGATGAATAAGGCGCAGCGCTGAAAGGCGCCGCTCTGAAAAGACAAGAAGGCCCGGAAGTTCTGTCCGGGCCTTTTTAATAGGTCTTTGCGCTAATTTCCAATCCAGCCGATGACTTTCTTCGCGGCGCGAAGATAGTTGGTGTTTTCCATCCCTTTAAGCCCGAGCGTTTCGACAACCGCAGCCATTGAATCGTAGTTTTCGCTTTCGCAGCAGGCAGTTTCCACCCGGGCGCCATTGAACCAGACTTCGGCGTATTCGCAAATAATGCCGTTGACGGAGAATCCGAAGCGTTTTTTTTCTACTGAAACCAAGGCCAGATCCGGGTTGGCTCGGACAATATTCTTAAATTCCTCAAACGTGCAGGAATCACCGGTCTCAGGAAGATCTGCCTGGAGCGCAGCAAAGATGGCCAGCAATTCGTCGCGCTTGACGGGGAACTGAAATTTTCCCCTCGGCTGGAAAATTTCAAATCCTTCGGGAGTTTCCCCCGTTTTGGTTTTGATGTCGAGAAGGCCATCGCGCACCTTGACGTTGGCTTTATCCGTATGGCGAGAGAGGACGTAGGTTTCGGGCGGCATGACGCGCGCCTTGAAAAGCTGCGCCTTGCATTGCCACATATGCGTTTTGACGCTCTCAATGACTTCTTTGCCGAAGACGCGGAACTCTGCACGGGGAATAATCCTGGCAGCTTCAGCGGCAGTGGTTGCCTGATTTTTGGAAAACGTATCCGTCATGATGAGCCTCACTTTCCCCACGTACTGAAGGGATGAGCAACCAGGTTGGAATTGAAGTACCTCGGATCCCCGGATACTTCCTCACCAATCCAGTCGGGCTTTTCAAAAGGCGTGTCTTCGCTTGGCAATTCAATTTCAGCCACGATGAGGCCGGCATTGACGCCAAAAAATTCATCGATTTCCCAGGTAAAGCTGCCCATGGGAATTTTGTAGCGGGTTTTCTCGATGATGGGCTGTTCCGCAAGCTTCTCAAGCATCGTCACGCAATCGCTGAAAGGAATCGAATACTCAAATTCCATGCGTGTAACGCCGATCGTGGGGCCCTTGACGGTGATTACCGCTTTCTCGCCCACCGTGCGGATGCGCACGGTTCGTTCCTTGGCACTGTTGAGATATCCCTGACGGTAGTGCACGCCTTGAGCCAATTTGCGCCAGGCATCGCCCTTAACGAGATATTTCCTTTCGATTTCCTTTGCCATGCTCATGCTCCTAATGCAAACAGAACTTTTTTAGAGATCCGGGATCTCCGGGAGAGAAATGAAATCTTCTTCAAAGATCTTTTATCTTCATTCTGAGGCAGCATGAGGCTCTTGGAATGGCAATTCAAAATCGGATCTATCAGCAATCCTGATGGAAGACTTTCAATACAAACGCCGTACAGGCTTCAGGCAGAGCGTGCGGCATTCATCAGGATTGCAGCAACTCGTCGATAGAGGGCCAGAAGCTCAACATGCAGTGCACTGGTTTCAACCGATTCAGAGACGCCGGATGAAACGCGATCCATGTGCCTGACGACCAGCTCGAAATCCTTTCCGCTTAATGCCTGCTCTTCCTTTGCCAGCATGTGGACCAGGACTTCCTTATTCCCATTCTGAGAAATGAGCTCCTCAAGCTCCCTGAGCATGTTGGCTACTTCATCGTGCGTTGCAAGAAGTTCTGTAAGTCCGGGAGAAGAGAAAAAGCGGCTGTCCCTCCATTTGTTTTTGCGTACGGTTTTAAAGATCTGGCCGCAAACGCTGACTGCAAATCCGAGCGAATCGCTCAGGGTTGAGACCCGATCCCAACTGCGGGACTCTTCCGCGGTGAGGCCGAGCCGGACAACCGCGGCGAGGTAGACGGATACTGCCCGGCAGCGCCGTTCAAGAAGCTTTCTGCGGCTTTCCATCAGAAGAAGTTCCCCTGCAGGAGGATTGATGGAAAGCATCCTTCGCAGATCTTCCCAGTATCGTTCCAGGATTTCGGCCGTTTTGGCGATTTCTTTTTTCGCCAGTCTGAGAGAGGTTTTCACCGAGAGGAGATTTTCTTCGGCCAGAAGTTCAACTTCCCCATCAGATGGAACGGGTTTGGAAGGGAAAAGCGAGTCAATGAGCTTTGCCGCCGGACCGACGAATAAGAGTCCGAAGAGACAGACGACGGCGTTGTAGGCCAGGTGAAAAAGCACTATGCCGTCCGGGAGCATTGAAAAATAGGATTTGACCGGAGGCACCAGACCTAAAGTTACGGCGCCCAGGACAAAGCCGATCGTTCGAAAGAGACCGTTCCCTAAGGGAGCTTTTCTCGCCGTACGAGAGCTTCCGGAGGTGGTAAGAATGGCAAGGAGTGCACTGCCGAGATTTGCCCCCAGCACCACCCAGAGTCCGGCTTCCATGGAGAGAATCCCCGCTGCATGAAACGCTGCAGTGGTGGCGACGACAGCAAGGCTGGAGAAGAATGCAAGAGCCAGCAGGATTCCCAGCAAAATGCTCAGAGGGGTCGAGGCATCAAACCATTGAGTGGCGGCAGTCAGTTCTTCACTTTCACGAAGCGGAAGAGTGCCCTCCATGATCATGCGGAGCGCCATCAAAATGAAGGCAAGGCCTAGCAGAATGCGGCCGAATTGGCCGGAGCGTTCGTTTGTGCGCCTCAAAAATAGGAAAGTGCCTGCAAGAATAAGAACAGGCACTGCCGAAGAAAGATCCAGCGTCAGGACGCGTACCATAAAGGCGCTGCCTACATCGGCACCCAGGACGGCGGCGAGCGCAATGGCTGTGGTGACCAGGCCTCCGGCCTGAAGTCCGGCAACCAGCAAGGCGGACGCGGTCGAACTCTGAAGAACGGCCGCAAGAGAGAAGCCCGCAAAAAATCCCAGAAAGCGGTTTTTAAGGTATTTCGCGAGACAGACCCGGAGAGATTCCCCGAAGGTTCGGAGAATTCCGGTCTTCACCATGTAGGTGCCCCAGACAAGGAGCGCTACGGCGCCGGCGATCTGAAGCAAAAGCGCAGGCATAGAGGCTCCTTTCCCAGAATTAATGCATGGTTCAATTGTATGAGCGGATGGGAAGAGAACACATTAGATACTGAGCATTCATCCATAATGAATGCTTATTGATGGATCTCTTTTCTGCTGAGCGACGCCATGCTTTCACTTATTCATCTGCGGACTTTCATTACGACGGCGCGCGTCATGAATTTCACGCAGGCCTCGTATGAACTTTGTCTCTCCCAGCCTGCCGTGAGCGGGCACATCGCCGCACTGGAGGCAGAGCTCGGCGTGAAGCTTTTTGAGCGGACAGGACGAAAAGTGGTGCTCACAGACGCCGGCCGGCTGGTGCTGCGTGCCGCGCTTGACATTACGGATCGCATCAGGTCCCTCGAGGGAGAGCTTGAAGATCTGAGTCAGCTTCACAGCGGAACGATCCGGATTGGCGCCTCAAGGATTATTGGGGTCTACCTGCTTCCAAAAATTCTGACGGCGTTTCGGGAAACTTTCCCGGATATCGAATTGCTGGTCTCCATCCATACGGCACATACCATCGGGCGCCTGGTGGAAGAAAATGCCTTTGATCTCGCGGTCGTAGCGGAAGGCGACGAACATTTGCGGACCGGGAACGTCGGCGTCAAGAGGATCGGGACTGATCGGCTTGCCATAGTGGCGCCGGCGGGAGGCAAATTTAGGAAGGGGAACGTGCTGTCTGCCGAGGAAGCTGCCCTCGAACAATTCATTCTGCCGGGACGAAGCACGGCCTCTGCGCAGAACCTGCGTCGTCAGCTGGAGGGACTGGGCATACGCCTGAAAAGCACGATTGAGATGGATGACGCAGGGGCCATCAAACGAGCGGTTGAAGAGGGAGCGGGTCTTGCCGTGATTTCCCGGGCGGTCGTGGAGCGTGAACTCGAGGATCATCGGTTGGTGGAGCTCTCAGTCCCGGGCTGGGAGCCTCGTCGCGGTATCTTTATGCTGTGGCGGCAGGATCGTCGCTTTTCGCGAAATACAGAAGTCTTTATGGAGTTTCTGAAGCAGAAGCTGGCTGACAACTGAAGCGATAAGCAAGCGTTATGGGTTGAATCACATTATGCGATTCTTTCGGGGTGCAGGGCCTTCAGAATAGAGGCAAAGGACCTTTCTCTAAAGGAGGCCGTATGACTGCCAACAACCAGGTCGATCGGGGAACATACGATCCTCTCGACATGAACAGCTATTCGCTCAACCGCATTCCCAAGCGGCCGCTATCGCCTGCAGGGCGTTTTTTCCGGCTTTGGGGGCTGCCTATTGCTGCTCTGATCTTCGTCGTTTCTGCCTATCTTGTGCAGTTTCCGATTCTCGATCAGCGTCAGCAGATCATGTTCGGACTATTTGCTACGGCGCTGTTCCTTTGGATTTCTGAGGCGGTGCCCAACTACCTCACGTCCATGCTCCTTATCTGCGGTCTGGTGCTCACAGGTATTCTCAAGGCAAAGCCTGCGATGGCAACCTTGGGCGATCCGGTAATCTGGCTGAATGTGTCCGCCTTCATCATGGCGAGCGCGATGGTGAAAACCGACCTTGTAAAGCGCGTTGCTTTGTGGCTCATCATCCGGTTCGGCAGGAACGCAGGAATGATCTTCATGACATTCCTCGCCATCAATTTGATCCTTGCGGCTTTCATCAACGCTACTGCCGCCAAGGCCGCGCTGATGATGCCGCTTTTCATGGTCGTCTCCGCAATCTACGGAGCGCCGGGAACAGATACCACCAACAACTTTGCGCGGAATCTCGTCCTGCACAACCTTCTCATGATTAATGCATCCTGCAACATGTACATGACCGGGTCGGGCGCGAACCTCATGGCCGTTGCTCTTCTTGCGGGCGCGGGAACGACGATCTACTACTTCGACTGGTTTGCTGCGGGCGTGCCTCTTGTGCTGGCCTTCGGCATCATTTCTTACATGATCGGCGTCCGCTTTGTTTTTCCGCTTACGAAGGAAGATCGAGAGCCTAAGCTGCAGGGCGGGCGTGAGGCGCTCATCAAGGCCTATCAGGCGCTGGGAAGTCTCAAGGTCTCGGAAGTGAAGGCTGCGGCTATTTTTCTCCTCGTGCTCATCGTCTGGGCCACGGATAAGCTGCATGGGCTCAATTCAACCATTGTTGCCATGCTGGGCGCCGTAATCATGCTTGCGCCTCAGCTGAAGCTGATCAGCTGGAATGACGTTGACATTCCCTGGCACCTGATGATCTTCTCGGCGGGTGCGTATTCACTGGGCGCCGGTCTGACGAACACCAAGCTGATGGAAGTTCTGACGAAGCATCTGATGGACGCTTTCGGCATGAATTCGATGTCGTACTTCGAACTCTATGCAGTGCTTACGGCTATTTTCATCGCCAGCCACTTTATCTTTCAGAGCAAGAACATGCGCACGATCATTTTCATACCGATTGTGATCGGCATTGCTCAGGCAATGAACATCAGCGTTCTGGCGCTGGGTCTGCCGGTAGCGCTCTGCATCAATGTCTGCTGGTCGCTTCCCTTCAACGCCAAGCCCAATGCCATGCTGTACGGCACGAATAAGTACACGATGAGCGAATCGTTCTGGTACGGGTTTGTCATGTCCGTGCTCTACTGGCTGCTTCTTCTGGCGGCGGGCGGCACGTACTTCATCTGGCTTGGGATCTCTCCAGGCTTCTTCTGATGCCATGAGAGCCGGCGGGTTGGATCTCCCTGCCATTGATCTGATGGTCGGCTCTCCCTGAAAAAAACAAAGGCATTCGTCTGCAGATGAATGCCTTTGTGCGTTTTCGGGAAGGGAATCGCCGGAGTTATTCCGGGTTCGCGCAGTGCACCGGCTTGGCGCCGAGCACGTCGGTCAGAACCTTCGGATCAATGCCGACCTGATAACCGCGGCGGCCGCCGTTGATGAAGATGTGGTCGAGCTCGAGAATCGTATCCTCAACGTAGACGGGCATCTTCTTCTTCGTGCCGAAGGGAGAGGTGCCGCCCACGAAGTAGCCGGAATTCCGCTGCGCCTGTTCCGGCTTGCAGGGAGCGACGTGCTTTACGCCGATCTGGCGGGCGAGATTTTTGGTCGAGACCTCGCAGTCGCCGTGCATGAGAATGATGAGGGGCTTCTTGTTCTCATCCTCCATCACGAGCGTCTTGATGACGTGGTGATGGTCGAGCCCGCAGGCGGAAGCGGCAAGCGCCGTGCCGCCGTGCTCGACGTATTCGTACGACTTTTCTTCAAAGGGAATCTTGTGTTCCTTGAGCCACTGCGTCGCGGGCGTAAGGCTCTGGTGCTGAGACTTTGACATCGGCATTCACCTCAACTCAAAAGCTTTGGACGGCCGGCATCGAACCGGCCCCTGATTTAATAATTTGCGGGTTAATACTAGTCGTTTCGAAGCCGCAGCAGACAATGCGCCATGGTGGTGCGTCAGAGGCGGCGGGCTTATTTACTCGACTTCTCGGCTTGAGCGGCTTCGAGATCGCTTTCCCAGAGGCCTTTCGGCAGCGGGAAGGCAACGCTTTCCTCTTCGCCCTCGAGCGTGCGGACTTCCGTGGCGCCCGCATGTTCCTTCAACCAGTCGACCACGCCCTGAACGAGGCTTTCCGGCGCAGAGGCGCCCGCAGTGAGGCCGACGCATTTGACGCCCTTCAGCCATTCGGGATTGACATGCTCGGCCGAGTCGACAAGCCAGGCACGAACACCGGCGCGTTCGGCGACTTCACGCAGACGGTTGGAATTCGAGCTCGTTGCAGATCCGATGACGAGAACCGCATCGACGCCGGCATCGGCAAGCTTCTTCACGGCAACCTGGCGGTTCTGCGTGGCGTAGCAGATGTCCTGGCGCTTCGGTTCATGAATGTGCGGGTAGCGCGTCTTGAGGGCTTCAATCACGTCGCGGCTGTCGTCGGCGCTGATCGTGGTCTGCGTTACGTAGGCGAGCGTGTCGGCGTCCGTATAGGGAAGTTTCGCCACGTCG of Sutterella faecalis contains these proteins:
- a CDS encoding bifunctional riboflavin kinase/FAD synthetase, with protein sequence MHVFRGLPDPRLRVPSAIAIGNFDGVHTGHQALLHGMVDAAKDRGLVPSVLTFEPHPREYFPHLDPVPRISTLFDKVKRILDCGVERIYMLPFNERIAREGAEHFVKEVLVKGLDCRWITVGEDFRFGSGRAADAHDLVNFGREHHFETWISPLLFHGERKVSSTRVREALAAGDFYETSLMLGRPYTMSGRVIHGQALGRTLGYPTLNIAPIPPGSRARPALSGVFAVRVDGILPGASIPGVASLGLRPTVTSSRRWLLETHLFDWHGDAYGRHICVRFIERIRSEQKFSGLPELTAAIKNDAARARQILGLAPGTPE
- a CDS encoding RsmB/NOP family class I SAM-dependent RNA methyltransferase: MPENHPRRRAFEMQKPRRTERAEPGRRRTERQIAADKRRREERAREGVVKKAGPKTPEHRMAPRAPGRVRVTTLIVDELARALKVILKFDGPADVLMKLFFKSNPQLGMRDRGIIAEGIYDALRRYGTLRAAMRPVHPDRAPKLAALAVLARQHGIEAISPAAIGSEEGPLKNVLAFDASKAPAHVRAELPQWMFDLIEAQYPDSQDLYRAMTEGAPLDLRVNLLKATREEVLAELEKNGVEALPTPLSPDGVRLPTKPGLTRWPIYKDGLVDVQDEGSQLIARLLTPRRREMVCDFCAGAGGKTLALGALMRSTGSLYAFDVNEKRLAGLAPRMRRAGLTNVHPIAIRSEQDQRVRRLNGKFDRVLVDAPCTGTGTLRRNPDLKWRLSPEELERINAIQKSVLASAAKLVKKGGRLVYATCSLLKRENQDVVEAFLAVNPGWRLVPVKEVFEQQGIHFGSGQLERFEGYMQLLPHVNNTDGFFAAVLERDE
- the ileS gene encoding isoleucine--tRNA ligase; protein product: MAQADDKKYPLNLPDTPFPMRGNLPKREPGWIREWDEKKIVERILDARRDAKKFILHDGPPYANGAIHLGHAVNKILKDMIVKEKTLEGFCAPYVPGWDCHGMPIEVQIEKQHGKNLPVDKMQSLARAYAMEQSKLQLADFKRLGVLGLWDNPYRTMRYDTEAAEIRALRLIMEKGYVYRGLKPVNWCFDCQSALAEAEVEYKDKESPMLDVAFALTDEDHERVEKIFGVKIEKPCSIVIWTTTPWTIPANQALNMHPELEYALVDCGDRYLILGKDLTEDCLKRYGMTGKVAATAMGAEFEGVRFKHPLYDMHEGYRRYSPVYLADYVEATSGTGIVHSAPAYGVDDFVSCKKHGMTNDQILNPVMGDGTYAEWLPFFAGMNIWQANPKILDTLRVAGALLSSGKMTHSYMHCWRHKTPLIYRATAQWFVRMDAPDEDTKSVLGLPSSEKTLREAALEGVKATKFFPEWGINRLYAMIENRPDWCISRQRNWGVPLPFFLSKSTGELHPDTLEIMKKVEKLVAEGGIEAWAKVKPEDLLGDEAKDYVKSTDILDVWFDSGTTHYTVLRGSHKDILSWPADLYLEGSDQHRGWFHSSLLTGTMLDGRPPYNQLLTHGFCVDEKGEKMSKSKGNIVRPQEISDKFGAEILRLWVASTDYSGELRLGPTILNRVVESYRRIRNTLRFLLANTSDFDYSKEAVALDDMLELDRWAVAYAEDFQKRVLAEYKDYRFHNVVTLLQTFASTDLGSFYLDVLKDRLYTTAPKSLARRSAQTALYLITKMLLRLIAPILSFTAEEAFKVFSPNKAETIFVETFEHLPEVGGDKDLLDKWTQIRAVRADVQKAIEDERASGTIGSSLQTTGEIAAPAGLYEVLESLGDELRFVMIMSEVKLVKAEGNEVKITVRPSEEKKCERCWHYVPGVGSNAEHPTLCPRCVSNLFGAGEKRLFA
- a CDS encoding Na/Pi cotransporter family protein, with protein sequence MPALLLQIAGAVALLVWGTYMVKTGILRTFGESLRVCLAKYLKNRFLGFFAGFSLAAVLQSSTASALLVAGLQAGGLVTTAIALAAVLGADVGSAFMVRVLTLDLSSAVPVLILAGTFLFLRRTNERSGQFGRILLGLAFILMALRMIMEGTLPLRESEELTAATQWFDASTPLSILLGILLALAFFSSLAVVATTAAFHAAGILSMEAGLWVVLGANLGSALLAILTTSGSSRTARKAPLGNGLFRTIGFVLGAVTLGLVPPVKSYFSMLPDGIVLFHLAYNAVVCLFGLLFVGPAAKLIDSLFPSKPVPSDGEVELLAEENLLSVKTSLRLAKKEIAKTAEILERYWEDLRRMLSINPPAGELLLMESRRKLLERRCRAVSVYLAAVVRLGLTAEESRSWDRVSTLSDSLGFAVSVCGQIFKTVRKNKWRDSRFFSSPGLTELLATHDEVANMLRELEELISQNGNKEVLVHMLAKEEQALSGKDFELVVRHMDRVSSGVSESVETSALHVELLALYRRVAAILMNAARSA
- the purN gene encoding phosphoribosylglycinamide formyltransferase; the encoded protein is MKNIVILLSGRGSNFEAILRTARAENWEAEGLRIAAVFSNRPDAKGLATARAEGLDAFAVDHKAFATREAFDEELARRIEPYEPAVIVLAGFMRILTPGFVSRWEGKILNIHPALLPLFPGLDTHRRCIEAGCRVHGSTVHFVSAVLDGGAIIGQSVVPVMTTDTPDTLAARLLPYEHKVYPKCVKAVAEGRVKLVDGRAVMDDATARELAVFYAE
- a CDS encoding CYTH domain-containing protein encodes the protein MAKEIERKYLVKGDAWRKLAQGVHYRQGYLNSAKERTVRIRTVGEKAVITVKGPTIGVTRMEFEYSIPFSDCVTMLEKLAEQPIIEKTRYKIPMGSFTWEIDEFFGVNAGLIVAEIELPSEDTPFEKPDWIGEEVSGDPRYFNSNLVAHPFSTWGK